Below is a genomic region from Zea mays cultivar B73 chromosome 9, Zm-B73-REFERENCE-NAM-5.0, whole genome shotgun sequence.
GTTGTCTTGGAATAAATAACAAAGCATATGTAAAGGTCCCTATGTAAAGTGGGTCCTAAATGCTAATTGGAGTGGCGGCAATGTTTTGGTCTATTTGGCTTTGTCGTAACGATGTTGTCTTTGATTttaaaccaaaaccatcaattatGCAGGTACTTTTCAGGGGAACATACTGGCTCAGATCCTGGAGATTGTTGCATAAAGACCAAACTCAACAAGAGGTCCTCGCGGTATGTTGATCTTTAGAGGTGGTGGCTATGGAGATTTTTGCAAGACACGGATAGAAGTCTAATGTCAGATTAGAGGGAGCTTAAGTCGTTGATGTGCTTTTTTTTTGGAGAATGTTTATGGTAGACGTTTGTTATTTTTCGATCTTAAAGGCCGTATGCAAGAAATTGCAAAAggccaaaacatttttgtttccaTAATAAAAAATGTAAAAAGGGTCCAAAAACAATCCCAATTAATTTAACCCTTGGTACAGTACCTTCGAAGGATGCGGTAACATTGATGCACCTGAAGCCAGCACAAGTGTTAATTCGGACACTGAAGTCATCCTGTGATGAATTCAACATGGTATATTAAGATCTTAAAAGTTCACCAGGAAAAGTTACAAAATGatgatcccaaaaaaatgtttaaCACAAAGTACAGTACACATAGGCCTTAACCGAATATGTCACTAGAAATGTCCTCAAACAGATCAGAGCTGTAAGCTCACAGCTTATGTTGTTAGAGTACTTAAAGAAATAAAGTAAAGTAATACCTATCAGAGATCTTCACTCCTGCCGTGTTGTTTTCTTTGGCCACCTTGCAGACTGCTGGATCCTACAAGGGGAAAGAACAGATGTACACATCATCCAGTAACGCTCAGAAATTCACACTATATCCAACGAGCATATTAATATAACAACACAGGCCATGTTTGAAGAAGCACCTAAAGTTTTTCAGATAGGTAACCTAGTTTGAAATAAGCACATGCCACCAAAATTTGTAATATATAAGATGATTGTGCATTGGTGCATCCAAGTTACTCGGGTGCCACTTCTGTTAGTTGAACACAGTTTCCTTCACTAAGTGTGGTCCCAGCTCTCAAGAAACTAAGTGAGTACAAAAGTGGTCCCTTGCTAGGATATATACAGCCATATAAAAAAGGATAAACCAGTTATTGATAATAAGTGATCCAGAACATCTATAGATGAGCAGTGTTCTGGATCAAAACGGATCCTCACAAAAAAAATGAATATTACAGCATAAGTGGACTGCATAGGGAAGAGGATGCACCCTAAATGCCCAATAAGTCTGCAACTCATTGCTCGTTGTCACAGAAAATATTCTGGGAAGCTAATTCATAAACAAATTTAGAACACGTTAAGGAAAAAGAATACGATAAGTCTCTTTTAAGGCCTCAAATATCTTGACTCTTGAGAGAAGAACTTTTACCCACTTTAGATTAACTCTACACCTAGCTTTCGTGGATTAGGAAGTTACAACGAACTCTTCTGATGAACTACTACCAGAACTCCAAACGGAAAGCATGACAAAGAGATATGAAATATAGCAGCGCTGATAAGCAGTACCTACTTCCTACAGCAGTTGGCACGAAACACATACCGGTTGAGGGATGTGGGCTCCGTATCCTGCTTCTTGCTCCTCTATACTAGAAACACTTGACTCGGTCTCGACGTCTGTATCAGAATCTTGTGTGGTTGAGCCATCGGAAGCCTCAGAGTCATCCAAGCTCGTCCCCATCCTGTCCACTCCTTCCTCAGAAGAAACGGTGGAACCATTCGAGGCCTCACGTTCTACCGAATTCGTCTCCATCCTCTCCACTCTTTCGTCACACAAGATTCCACCCATATCTGTGACGTCCTCGGCATCATTGCCATCAGTAGGCGGTTCCCATTCCCCTCCGGCAGGGTCGTTTCTACCGTCCACATCGTCATTAGGCCCAATTCCAAATCCATAGCCACCGTCCTCAATCGGGAATCCCACAGTTGCAGGGGTCCCTGTTGGTACTTCATGGACCTCGGGTTTACATCTGCGGGCACCACTCGCCTCTGGCAGAGACCCCTCCACGAGGGAGTAGCCACCACCAATCGACGCAGTGGCATCTAGGCTTGAAGTGGCACCTGATTGGGACACCTCAACCAGTGAAATCTCATTGGTCTCACCAGCTTTACCAGAGCCCAATCCCGTACTATCCAGCGTCCTGCCATGGCGTTCCTCCACTGGAGCTCCCAACCTCACGTCCGAAACACCTGGTTCCACCGATTCGGTCTCGGCAGCGTTCTCTAAGCACAAAACCCCCACGTCTCCAGCGTCACCGCCGGCAAGGCCTCCCGATGTATCGCAATCCACAGACTGGATATCGGGACCGGCCGAACTTGACCCCGTCAACTTCGCGGAAACGGCGGCAGTGTTCCCGATACCTGGACGACCTCCCGTCGCCGCCTCTGCACCGCCTGCATCCAGAGCAGAGCAAGCCAAATCGAATAAAAACCCGGAAAAGGTAAACAGAAAAATAGCAGCGAGCGCCGAGCAAGCATCAACAGCCACGGCAAGGGCTTGAGGCGGCGGAATCGCGTCAAGCGGGACGCCGTTGCGGCGTAAGAGGAGGCCTTACCGGTGTCCGGGGGGCACTGCACGGCACGGCGCGGGACGGCGGAGACGCGTGGTACAGAAGAGCCGGGTCGGAAGTCGAGGACGGCGGCGGTGGCAGGGACCTCATCCATGGATAGCTGCGCGTAAAGCAACCACGACGGCGCGGAAGGCTGGCTCGAGaccgcgggcgggcgggcgggcgaatCGAAGGCTTGGGTTTGGGGAACCACtaccagcagtagcagcagcaggacAGGGAAATGGCGGCGAGACTGATGGGGAAGAGGAAGAACAAGAGGGGAGAGATTAATGGGGGAGGAAAAGAAGCAAGCTTGTGCCTGAGGTTTTGAGGCGGCGGGGTGTGCGCTGCGGCCGTTCGGAAGGCGTCGAATTCTATGGAGCGACTAGCGAGAGGCTCGGTGGGCTGGTGTTTTCCGGCTATTTCCTCGGAATTTTAATTTCCTTCTGTCGCTTTTGGCGCGGTTCTGCCGGCCGAGCCAAATGTGGCCCCATGGGTTGCTTACGGATGGTTTTGCTTGCTGTCTATTTTTTTCCCCTCCCCGTTATTATCCTTGATCAAATGTTGAAGCAGGCGATGGTAGTTTAATTTGAGCCTGGTAGACTTGTGGGCAACGGTAGGGTAGTAGAGGCGGAGCTAAAGTAAATTTGAGAAGGACAAACCCTCTGAAGTGCATATATTTTTTATACTATGAGAGTGCCAATGTGGTGGAAACTTAGTCATAATCACAGTTTTTTTTCAGTTTAGGTGGGTGCACCACTAACACCAGCATAGATTCGACTATTAGTGTGTGGTGTGGGCATGCGTTTGTATGCATATTTATTAATTTTTATGTTTAATAAACTAAGATCCTATTTGGTGGAATTTTATCACCAACTTTAAAAGTTTTTTCGAACTATTGTACGCCAACTATGGTGAAACAAAAGTAGATTTGCAAGTGATGCTCCTAAAATATGCTTGAATGCCTCTAGCAGTTGGCGCTTATGATCGCGGATGCGTAAAATAGATACTATGTTCAACAGCTCTTGTATATGGTTGCGTAAAATCGTACAGTCTAGGCCTAAGAAATAGAGACGAGGAAGAAAGAGAGACCGTGGGAAAGATGGAAGAAAAAAAAGGGTAAAAGATACTATTTTTTTTACATTTTGTCTATTATAAAATGTTTGTTTGCTAAACAGTTCTTATGACAATTATCA
It encodes:
- the LOC100383559 gene encoding Probable protein phosphatase 2C BIPP2C1, which codes for MDEVPATAAVLDFRPGSSVPRVSAVPRRAVQCPPDTGGAEAATGGRPGIGNTAAVSAKLTGSSSAGPDIQSVDCDTSGGLAGGDAGDVGVLCLENAAETESVEPGVSDVRLGAPVEERHGRTLDSTGLGSGKAGETNEISLVEVSQSGATSSLDATASIGGGYSLVEGSLPEASGARRCKPEVHEVPTGTPATVGFPIEDGGYGFGIGPNDDVDGRNDPAGGEWEPPTDGNDAEDVTDMGGILCDERVERMETNSVEREASNGSTVSSEEGVDRMGTSLDDSEASDGSTTQDSDTDVETESSVSSIEEQEAGYGAHIPQPDPAVCKVAKENNTAGVKISDRMTSVSELTLVLASGASMLPHPSKVRTGGEDAYFIACDGWFGVADGVGQWSFEGINAGLYARELMDGCKKIVEETQGAPGMRTEEVLAKAADEARSPGSSTVLVAHFDGKVLHASNIGDSGFLVIRNGEVHKKSNPMTYGFNFPLQIEKGDDPLKLVQKYAICLQEGDVVVTASDGLFDNVYEEEVAGIVSKSLEADLKPTEIADLLVARAKEVGRCGFGRSPFSDSALAAGYLGYSGGKLDDVTVVVSIVRKSEV